A portion of the Acidisarcina polymorpha genome contains these proteins:
- a CDS encoding M23 family metallopeptidase, with protein MLLIYGLGLLVMAGHLAGASDSSGFASIVTTPTALANGSPFLLTVKLAQKASIVRGVWFGKDVSFFKGPNGPSGELWYALAGVDVETVPGSYPLTLQAVTLDGHDLHAGTQLAVAEAKYHSGELTVGGNFVEPDAATQKEIALDKQIKDRVFSQTASAPLWAGDFVRPVKEPSTDSFGTRRTFNGKLASIHRGMDFRAPAGMPVASANAGTVVLAQKLFYEGNCVVIDHGLGLMTIYMHFSRLEVAPGERVRKGQRLGLSGATGRVTGPHLHFAVRWHEAYLDPAGLFRLRLTGKP; from the coding sequence ATGCTACTGATCTACGGCCTGGGACTGCTGGTTATGGCGGGACACCTGGCTGGCGCATCGGACTCTTCCGGCTTTGCCAGTATTGTGACTACGCCCACGGCATTGGCAAACGGATCTCCATTTCTGCTTACGGTCAAGCTGGCGCAGAAAGCCTCGATTGTGCGGGGTGTTTGGTTCGGCAAGGATGTTTCCTTTTTCAAAGGGCCAAACGGACCATCGGGCGAGCTCTGGTATGCGCTTGCCGGGGTGGATGTGGAAACTGTGCCGGGCAGCTATCCGCTTACCTTGCAGGCGGTCACCCTGGATGGCCATGATCTTCACGCCGGTACGCAGTTAGCGGTGGCTGAGGCAAAGTATCACAGTGGTGAACTCACGGTCGGCGGCAACTTTGTGGAGCCCGATGCGGCGACCCAGAAGGAGATTGCCCTCGATAAACAGATCAAGGACCGTGTCTTCTCCCAGACCGCCTCCGCCCCGCTGTGGGCGGGAGACTTCGTTCGGCCTGTAAAGGAGCCTTCTACTGACTCCTTTGGGACCCGTCGCACCTTCAATGGCAAGCTCGCAAGCATCCACCGTGGAATGGACTTCCGTGCGCCCGCGGGCATGCCGGTTGCCTCGGCCAATGCGGGAACGGTCGTGCTTGCGCAAAAACTCTTCTACGAAGGGAACTGCGTGGTCATCGACCATGGGCTCGGGCTCATGACGATCTACATGCATTTTTCCCGGTTGGAGGTCGCTCCTGGAGAGCGCGTCCGTAAGGGGCAGAGGCTGGGGCTCAGCGGAGCGACTGGCCGAGTGACCGGTCCGCACCTTCACTTCGCCGTTCGCTGGCACGAGGCGTACCTCGATCCCGCCGGTCTTTTCCGGCTTCGGTTGACCGGCAAGCCGTAG